The region GGATGTGCAAAATAGTAGCCCACCAATATTCCTGGCAAggtttttgtataatatccagCATGTCGTTCCATAAAGGACCAGAACCAAAGTGCTGAATCAGTGTGGAGTACCACAACACCACAACAGCTAAAGGAGGAGTGATCCTCAGATACctgtaaatgtaaaacattGCCCAGTTCATCCGTCCAGTCTTTTCCAGTAGTTTAAAGTAACCCAAGCTGACCAACATGCCACTTATCATAAAAAAGCTGTCTACGCACAAAGTACCTCCAGTGATTACGGTACTTCTGTAGTACAGAACCCACtacaagttattattattattatttgtgacaATTAATAGGGTGGTAACTTACAGTCATAATTTGGAGGCTATTAATGACGGGAAAGAACATCATCATGAGATATCTGTGTCCAATGATGACGTAGCTAGTACTCAAGAATCGTATACCATGGACGCAATCTAATGTTTGGTCCCCTTTGTTTTTGGAGAAAATTTCTTTGGAGTTCCTCCACAAAGAGAATATAATGATAAGATTGTGTTTCAAAGCTTCTTCCTCGATCATGTACGTGTCAATTATTGTACAAATGACTAAAACTCCAATAAATGCTGCGAAAGAACCTCTAAAATTAcacttatgttaattaatgtagaCAAAGATATAGAAGTAAAATTACATGACTGCCCATTCGATGGTAGTTAGAGGcttgtttgaaaatattgtgtaACAGTCCTCCTCTTCAAGTGTTACAGTAATGTCCAACCCTTCAGATAAAGAATAAACAACTTTttcaaaatgtgttaaaactTCTTTGTGGTCACAGGAGTCTGGCACACAAACAGACCAGTCAAACGTTGAGTTTTGCACAAAAATGTAGacctttttaaatctctgAAAGAAAGCATGTACTATGTTAGGTTGAGGACGTACGTGTTAGTTATAACTTGTTCTGATATGTTTCTGTAAGAGAGAATTGTTTTGATCAGTTTAAGACTgggaacaatttttaaattgcagtGCTTTCCACGTATCACTCCGGAGTCAGTGTTTTCGTATATTTCGAGGCATTGTTGGAAGCTTCCATACTCCACCAAGTTTCCCAGGAGGATGCCGGACTGAAGCTTCGAAGAAGAGTCGAACACTGAAACGAATACcacttaaatattacaaaaaacaaCACAACAAGAAGTTGATAAACAGAGCTGAATCCACTGAAATAcagataaaacaaacaatacaaaattagATGGACGGAAAAGGTCGCATGTGAACAAAAAAGAGTTATGATGGGATCTCTTTCGTTGCCGCTCAATTTCGTTCGACGGCACACCAACAACACACTCAAGCGTCATTACTTTTAAGTGCCCACGGTCGGAACGCTCTCAATCCATTTGCAAACTCGGACGAGTGGTTTTTGCAGCGTTGATCGGACGCATCGCTTAACGCGTACacacttaaaatttgattcatCGTAATGCCCTGTTTCACAGTCAGTTTCACCGGTTCTGGTTTCGTTTCGTTCGTCTCCGGTTTGATTATCGTGGCCTTAGTCTCCACCCTCGCCACCACCGGCTCATTGTCAACCTCATCCGTGTGATTCTTAGATGTTTCCCTAATTGGTTTCGAACTCGTTAAACTCGTGTTCCTGCAGTTCATTAACAGACATAATGAGAACATCATGGAGGTGAGGTTCGTCAACGTGAACTGCATGGTACACTTCTGTTTGATGTTCACGCGTTTTTGCCTCCTTTATAAACCCTGAAGTTTAATTTCGATGCAAATTACAAGTTTgccgttttattttaaaattatactttgccTTGTGGAAGTTCGAAAGAAAAAGaatgattattataatgaCGGGCACACTTCAATCTTCACGCCGAGTATCTATTATGCTAATTCCATGTTATTTCAAAGGGAATACGCAATTACCGACTGCGGTCCTTGATTATCTTGGCGTTTTTGCACTGACAACGAGTAAATTGGGGCTCATCAGTCAGTAACTCTTTTCGGTTAGTTAAATTCAGTATGGGCAGCAAAGTGGTGGAACTTTATGTCTCAAACACCAACAACCATTGTAATCAATCAACACCAATTAAGAGTCCTAATCATGTTCAGACTTTGAACTTCATAGTAAGTAATTAATCTAGACAGATAATTTTAGGTATTAAACCACACtaatattaacaaagtaaTTTAGATAACATAATCCAATAGATGCACTTGTGTTTCTAGGGGTAAAATATGAACATTATCAAAATGCTGTGCAATGCAATGAACGTAGTAATTTTACGAGCGTCTGGAAAAATGACCTGAAATCATTCACGCTATGAGAAAAGCAGTCCTGGCGTATTTTCTTTTGGATTTATGTCCGTTGACATAAAACACACCATCCCACATTAGGTTTATTTCGCATTCCTTTTATGGTCGCGCCAACCAACTGCATTAACCCTCGTGTGTGTTATGAGGACACTAATTTATTGTACTGATTTCAAagaaaactttattttgttcCGGATCCACTCCAATAAGTTTCGCATGAAATGAAATCCTGTGACAGATGGAACATAGTGGTGTATTTTATGTGGTTTTTCAAACAGAACTTCTCCCGTTGTGCAGTGGCCACAACcacaagttaaaaattaaattttgcgaTAAAGGAAAAACATAAATGGACCTGGGTTAATGGTACATTAATAGTTATTTGTGTTGGTAATGCGTGTTATGGTATCTTATTACCCGAGAGTGCTAAAAGCACCTCGTTTCGTACATTGcaaaactatataatttaataatatggtccattaaatttcagtactgtaaattatttagttcggGCCTGAAAACTGCACGTATTGATTTGCTGTCTTGTCGGTTATTGATATTATTCCAGTTGGTCCTTGATGTTAATTGAAGAACTGTGGATAATCAACTGTATATTAAGACGGTTTCATCGGATTCGTTGACATTTATTGGTCGGGACATAGTTATCTCGTTCATTCGTTTAGGGAACTTTTTTTAGCAAATCGCTTTTTGATCAGattgacaatttattaagGCTTCACTTACTGATTAATGACCTCGTGTCATTCTGttgtaatctaaaaataagtttttagaaCATACGAATTAAATTTCTGGTTTTGGTACACTTTCATTGTACTCAggcaaaatgaaaattaattgcagTTGAATCAAAGACAAAAGAATTAAATGGAACGATGTTTGTGTCATGCACTAAGAATTATGtccactaaaaaaaaataatgagaagACACCTTTCTTACAAGTAGAAATGAATAAGCGTAGTTTTTGATGAGCAAAATAGTAACCCACCACtataagttattattattattattatttgtaataaataattacagtgGTAAATAACACTCATAATTTGGAGGTTGTTAATGACGGGGAAGAACATCATCATGAGATATCTGTCTCGAATGATGACGTAGCTACTCAAGAATTGGTCCCTTTTGTTTTTGGAGAAAATTTCTTTGGAGTGATCCTACAAAGAAAACATAATGATAAGATTATGTTTCAAAGCTTCTTCCTCAATCATGTGTGTATCAATTATGGTGCAAACGACTAAAACTCAATAAAGGTAGCGAAAGAACCTCTAAAATACAATTTGGTGGTTGTTAAAGGCCTGGTACAGTAATGTCCAACCCCTCAGACAGagaataaactactttttcaaaaattgttaaacatcTTTATGAAATTGCAAAAGTCTGGGACACAAACAAATCACTTTTTATTcagattgatatttattaaggcTAATTAATGACCTCTTGTCATTCTAttgtaatctaaaaataaactattagaTGATACGACTCCACTCTTTTGAAAATAGGAACAATTTCTCACTTTGTCTTTAGATTAGTGTTATTTACAAACCTTAATACTTATCATAACGTTtcgttaaaaacatattttaacctTTTGCAAGGATTAGGgagatttacattaaataaacatttgtgtATTAATTAGCCACACAGATAAAAACACTGCAGGATTAAGTTatactgtaatttttatttaaactggggattttataattaaatattacttaattttcggAAAAAAGGAACTAATTGGGATGTAAACGGACACATGTAGGTTTTTAATTGGTTTACAGAGAATTaagtaaacataaataaaaatcctgAACATTGGACTTTTTCTCTgacgttatttatttttaattaatttgcactTAAACCACTTTGACatcaaaagaaaattgttgttatGTTGCATGATTTGATAAGAGTAGGATGAAAAGTTGGCAAATTTAATCAGTTAAGAACATCCTCGTCATCAACCAAATCCAAAACCAAACAAAGGGATTAACTGATCACGATTTTGCCTATTTCTAGTTTAATTTACACACGTGAAAAAATTTTGGTATAAAATGCCACAGGATGTGGCGATTCGTTACCACTTTTAGTGTGTCATTCTCTGCAACCAAAGGTAAATACTGGATCATTTCTAGAAGTTTTcgtctataaataattaacgtaTACTTTCAGCGTAACCCGATATTATAATGTTGGGTCGTCGGGTAACCATTGCGATCTTGGCTCTGTCTGTTCTTGTCTCCGGAACATCTGGAGCAGCCATCGAACGAGTTAGCAAAGACACACTCATGCTCGTTCATGTTGTAAGTAACCTTAAATAAGTTGtagttgtatttttaataattttgatccCCAGTTGTTCAGACATGGAAACCGCACAGCCGACAGCCAAGAAGAACTATACCCGACCGATCCTCATTACAACAGGACCTACTTCCCAACCGGAATGGGACAGCTCACAAATGCTGGTAAATTAAGGGAATTTAACATCGGTCGTGAATTAAGAGCAACTTACAACGAATTCCTCGGGGATGTGGTCTATCCTACTTTGGTAGACGCCAGGTCAACGGATGTGAACAGGACTAAAGCCTCCTTGTTGTATTGTCTTGCCGGCCTATTTCCTCCAAAGGATGAACAAGTTTGGAATGGCGCCTTTGCCTGGCAGGCCATCCCCACTTATTATCTTACAGTGCCAAACGACCAGGTTTTGGCAGGAAGACTTTGCCCCAACTACGAGTCAGCCTACGAGGAATTCTCCAACTCTTTGCAACAACAGGCTGAATATGCAGAATATCAAGATGTTATGGACTATATTTCGGAACACTCTGGTCTAAATATCACCAcgttcaaacaaatttatgcGATGTACTTTGGAGTGTCCACTGAAGTAAGtggcaaataatattatagtaataacATTAACACCTTAAATTTCAGGTTGAGAACGGATTATCTCAGCCCAAGTGGCTGAAAAAAGTTTGGCCCGACCAAATTAGCCAACTTGCCGTCAAGTATTATCACGTAGCAACTGCTACCAAAACCTTAAAGCAGTTCCAAGCAGGTactactattaaaatttgctaCAAGTGCTGTTAGTTAACCCAAGTTTGTAGGTTTCCTCATAAAGAAGATATTTGAAGATTCAATCGcaaaaattcttgaaaacACCAAAAGCAAATTCAAGAAAAAGTTGTACCTGTACTCCGCCCACGAGATTAATGTAGCTTCCTTGCTTTTAACTCTGGGAGTGTTTGATGACGTCGTCCCGAATTATGGCTCATATGTGTCGTTTGAGCTGCACAAAATCAACGGAGAATATGGATTTAAGgtaaactaaattaactaaatattgaatttaaaacaatctacaatgattaaatttattttgcagatcttttatcaaaattatctaACAGATAAaccaattttgttaaacatcCCAGGCTGTGGAGAATTTTGTGTTCTAACAAcgttctataatttattttcgcaGTACATGCCCCCAGAAAATATTTGTGGATTCTGACAATCTTAATTTCcgtttaaattgatatattcaaataGTAATAAAGTTGCTAGAGTTCAGCAAAGTTGTTTAATTTCTCCTTTTAACGTATGCATATTGGGAAGGAGTTTCTGAAAGGAATCATAAATTATGTCCTCGAAAGGATGAATTTGCAAAATGCTTTTCCTGTAAACTGTTAAATATCACGTTCAAACAAATTAGTTCTACTCGTATATACTTTGGAACGTCCACTGAAGTAAAACGaggttttagttaaattttgtcCTTGGAGCCTcatgtttactttttaatctCCAGATACGAATGCAaatagtagcaaaatatactttatggttgtacttttaaattaaacaatgtttatttttgaataacatctctatttgtattaaataaactgaacATAACCAATAGTTATTAAACCAGCGCCACAAAATCTGCATATAGATGGAATGTATTACATTATTTCTGCATGATTATCTTCTGATGAAGCACGTAATGAATGTTATTGAGCCTCAACGTGATAAAggccaattttaatataacttcaTTCTCATTATCAACGGAATCTTATTCAAGCAACGCATAAAGGATTTCGTAACGAAATTGAATCGTAATTGTTACGACcgcaaaaattgtacaaactgTAAAGCCAATTTTCCATTTCACCGCATTCACATGTCTTTGCTTGAATATGGACAAATGATGTAATGAAATGGTTAAATAAGTCTTCGCCATAGCGAGCGAATCTAATAGACGCAAAAAATCTAGGtgattttatttgtctttgtTCGACAAATCCTTTTGTGAAGTCTGAATTTAGGTTAAAGCAAGGAATTGTACGACGTGTGTGCGATGTGTATGTAGTCCACCTAATTGGTTGATATATTTTCCACTAAAAGATAAGCGTCTTCTCGAAATAATGTCAATTAAATgcgaataaaagaaaaatatctgCTGATCTCCTTTATATGTAACAATAACATCGTTAACTGATTCAATATAAAACAGAggctttttatataaaaagctttTGCTAATTATTTCGAAAGATCTAAATTATTCATAGTGCTTTGTAGAATAATTGACtgttttatttgtgtaaagctcacacaattattattatcctgTAGACAAAAGCGACAGAATCTACATATAGATGAAAGTACTCGATTATCtacacaaattcaaattattacagTCTtagcaaatataattaagtaaatcaaagcaatttacataatttataattaattagttttaaatatcttttataagagtttcaatttgttttatttaataagtttattgttagattaaattgttaattattaagttacttTAGAAAATTGATGATTTGAGAGTAAATAAATAGTGATGTAGTGTTAAtcaatattcttatttaacgtttaagttgtttacttaatttaatgaatgttttgataaattataataaagaagaattaattttaaagaataaaattaaaatataaatttgtaaatcttTGAAACGAAAGATAACCaaacctaaaattatttaacctaATCTACAACAATTTGAATTAACCTAATTAAGCTAAGTCTTAAAAAACGAAACTACTATTCGTGAAGTATAtagaagaattaattttaaagaataaaattaaaatataatatatggaagtaagtaacttaaagaaataataaaataaacgtcttaaaattaacttaaagtGCCTTTACGAAGTAATAATAGGTAATAGAATATAATAGAAGAGAAATTCCCTGCAATTGTCTAGATTTTTTTAAGGTAAGGTGTTTTTCccataataagttttaaatgtcTTTCAAAAGTTTCTAAACAATAAACTCTTAAGTGCTTTcctttgtttttcatttaaaatattaaaaagtatttaatatttggtttaattaaaaaaaaaaaaaaaacagtatgAAATtagatgaaatataaaattatgtaggaTGACTAAGTTATTTTGGATTATTAatgtctaaataataaaaaaatatcattattacttttatttggttaaattttaagatgttaGTTTCAAAGATCTAAAtgaaaaatcacaataatcaattaaaataaataaaattgttatagtttaaaaaaatttacctaTTTTAACTTAAGCTGATTTACTCTCACTTAAAGTAACAAacctaaatctaattttaaagtaaaataatagttacaaattgtttaaatttcatcgagtgataatttttgatatgttttaaatgatcTTTAGTAGTTTCTAAACACTCAACgattgaatgttttattacgtttttcattgaaaatatttaataatttaaacattaataataattattattaattaattgatcaatTGTAAAAAACAGAGTAAAATCAAGTTGAAAAGGTGAAAAATTTAAGCGTCACACCTCacattaatctaatttaaacaaaGCTAACTTACTTTAACACAACCTAACTTAATCTAACCTgagctaatttaattatgcttaACCTAttctaaacttaaatttaaattataatttcaaaagtttaaGATTCACATCTCGCAGAAACCTAATTTAACCTAAGCTAACTTAATTCAACTAACCTAATCTAAGCTAACTTACTTATACTTAACCTAttctaaacttaaaattaaattagagtaAAAACATCATTTCATTTgtgaagtatttaaatttactaaaaggattttttttaataaggtaatggaatttttaaagattttattaattatttcaaatatgaaattagaaatttttctatatatattttatcaaataaatttaatctaaactcaaattaagacaaaatattgtttacagTTATGTTACTGTTAGTGTATCTACTTATCGTAAGACAAGATTAAACCGGAAGTGCAGTTAGAAGTGTAacaggaaataaaaaatatatgtgcatattttaaaaaaaattatctagtGCTGTCACACGAATAAATTCGACCTGTTGAACACGTCGAGGTACGACAGCCCCGTCCTAGGACACCGGGGGATCACGCGAACGTCCCCCAACGCCGGTTGCATTGTGCGACGCGGACGCGACGTGGCGAGTGCCCGTCGCGAAGAGAGGGTCAACGTGGGCGCGGGACCTGGACGCATGCTCTACCACGGGGAGGCGTCGCCTGCGGTATAAGCGCGTCGCGACGGCACCGACGCTCGCATTCCACGTCCTTGCCACCTGTTCGTAGGAAGCAACAGCGGAGACCGGAGACCGGAACATCGTAAACTTTGGGTCCGCATTTACGTGCCGACGTTCAGCTGTCCATTGGGTACTGGCCGTTGGGTTCGCGAACATGAGACACACTTGGCTGGTGCTGGCCGCCTGCGTTGTGCTGGTGCTGGCGGAGTTGGTGCCCGGTTCGGAGGCCGGTCCTTATTTTGAAGACGGTAagtgcaattttttttctggtttttattttttttttaaatttttattgttggtgGGAAAATTATTTGAAGGGTTCAAGGTTCCACGCGGTCGAAGTTGAAAGTAGGTGGAGCCAACATATGGttgtattgtaaattaaaaatttttccaagtttttatgattaaacGACTAGACTTCtccaataaaagtttttaaatttaaattactccttaaaaaaattatattaaattattcaatgaaaatataaattatttgtggaaactgtgattttttttgtgactttcatattttattttacttttgtcaaaatttattgtatataaaaatattaaacgagacaaaaaaaataaaaatagtcatttattttggataaattgaaatttatatattgttacatttatatgtttattatcaagattaaaaataatttttaggtttattaaaaattgttttaaaaaatatttaaataaaatttattattataataataattctcattatttttatatcctttttatgatttaattaataatattaaaatttttaaatcacgatttaattgaaatattattaaattaaaagttagtataagaaaatttaaaataattatgttaaattaattgttaatcggttaataattaattggtatttttaagtaacgaaattgaaaattaataatttaatataaaataattattttctgaaaactgTGATGTTTTATCTGAGTAAAACcaatattaatacttttatttatttttataacttttttaattcaaaaataaatagaaataaattatcattgaaatatttcaaaactattaataatttttttaaaataattattagtattgaTTAAAAAGATTACATATactttgaaatatcaaattaatttgacaaaataaaatcaaagttagaaatttatgtactaatattttaaaaataattacttgtaTTCTTCCCTATCTTTAAGCCAAACATAAttaagttgttaaaatttataaattaagttttgtttgtttaaattttttttaataaaaccaagTTTATTTGATGAatgcaaataaaagaaaatttaatgttgattataaataatcaaatatcttTAGAAATATcaagaaaatttgtatataaaataatttatatacaaaataaatatgttaaaaacttttaattaacaatcaatctttttgaaattattgcttctttttttacttttttttcattttcaatttaaaatgtttaacaatatatttagacaaacattattatagtttaattaatctgtaaaaattataatttgtttaaacatttttttaataaaagcaaGTTTGT is a window of Aethina tumida isolate Nest 87 chromosome 7, icAetTumi1.1, whole genome shotgun sequence DNA encoding:
- the LOC109598979 gene encoding nose resistant to fluoxetine protein 6-like, producing the protein MMFSLCLLMNCRNTSLTSSKPIRETSKNHTDEVDNEPVVARVETKATIIKPETNETKPEPVKLTVKQGITMNQILSVYALSDASDQRCKNHSSEFANGLRAFRPWALKMFDSSSKLQSGILLGNLVEYGSFQQCLEIYENTDSGVIRGKHCNLKIVPSLKLIKTILSYRNISEQRFKKVYIFVQNSTFDWSVCVPDSCDHKEVLTHFEKVVYSLSEGLDITVTLEEEDCYTIFSNKPLTTIEWAVIGSFAAFIGVLVICTIIDTYMIEEEALKHNLIIIFSLWRNSKEIFSKNKGDQTLDCVHGIRFLSTSYVIIGHRYLMMMFFPVINSLQIMTWVLYYRSTVITGGTLCVDSFFMISGMLVSLGYFKLLEKTGRMNWAMFYIYRYLRITPPLAVVVLWYSTLIQHFGSGPLWNDMLDIIQKPCQEYWWATILHIQNYVHPFPLCMTQTWYLTCDMQYYFLSPFLLIALSKGTVIGGMVCFAAFVGSIAINFYLAWIHEYSGGVPVTNSLFSTKYFQYHYITPHTRASTYIIGLVLGYVIHKTRNIKVEMSYLTVILGWILCVVVMLASLVGCHSFHAEESVYNRFESSIFLSFSRSAWTFGVVWVVWACIKGHGGPINVILSHHTFRVLGKISYGMYLLHMQMQYMMSGARKQPGYFSDFDALYSSFADLFIMVIIGFIFTVCFESPLIKLLSIFILGGAAKKKINPNVNTKVIDVKEQQLKEKNKEKLFTVT
- the LOC109598996 gene encoding venom acid phosphatase Acph-1, with product MLGRRVTIAILALSVLVSGTSGAAIERVSKDTLMLVHVLFRHGNRTADSQEELYPTDPHYNRTYFPTGMGQLTNAGKLREFNIGRELRATYNEFLGDVVYPTLVDARSTDVNRTKASLLYCLAGLFPPKDEQVWNGAFAWQAIPTYYLTVPNDQVLAGRLCPNYESAYEEFSNSLQQQAEYAEYQDVMDYISEHSGLNITTFKQIYAMYFGVSTEVENGLSQPKWLKKVWPDQISQLAVKYYHVATATKTLKQFQAGFLIKKIFEDSIAKILENTKSKFKKKLYLYSAHEINVASLLLTLGVFDDVVPNYGSYVSFELHKINGEYGFKIFYQNYLTDKPILLNIPGCGEFCVLTTFYNLFSQYMPPENICGF